From one Pseudomonas sp. S35 genomic stretch:
- a CDS encoding alpha/beta fold hydrolase yields the protein MSTPTRLRLFCLPYSGASAMVYARWRRALPEWLQVCPLELPGRGMRMDEPLQRDIKALAAQLANEISRDLDGPYALFGHSLGGLLAFELAHALNALNVPAPLALFASGTAGPARRDVSEYAIEKTDEQLIARLRELQGTAEEALANPELMQLMLPILRADFLLCGSFSYGTREPLGMPIHVFGGKQDSVRADQLLDWQLDAASGFSLDMFDGHHFFLVQHESAVLRCMRRYADEHLARWRNGAARQLVAG from the coding sequence ATGAGCACGCCGACCCGACTGCGGCTGTTCTGCTTGCCCTATTCAGGCGCCAGCGCCATGGTCTACGCCCGTTGGCGCCGGGCTTTGCCCGAGTGGTTGCAGGTCTGCCCGCTGGAATTGCCGGGGCGCGGCATGCGCATGGACGAGCCCTTGCAGCGCGATATCAAGGCCTTGGCCGCGCAACTGGCGAATGAAATCAGCCGCGACCTGGACGGCCCTTACGCGTTGTTCGGCCACAGCCTGGGCGGCTTGCTGGCCTTTGAATTGGCGCATGCGCTAAACGCACTAAATGTCCCTGCGCCGCTGGCGTTGTTCGCCTCGGGCACTGCCGGCCCGGCGCGCCGTGATGTCAGTGAGTACGCCATCGAAAAGACCGATGAGCAACTGATCGCCCGCCTGCGCGAACTGCAGGGCACCGCCGAGGAAGCCTTGGCCAACCCCGAATTGATGCAACTGATGCTGCCGATCCTGCGCGCCGACTTCCTGCTGTGCGGCAGTTTCAGCTATGGCACGCGTGAGCCGCTGGGCATGCCGATCCACGTGTTCGGCGGCAAGCAGGACAGTGTGCGCGCCGACCAATTGCTCGACTGGCAACTCGACGCCGCCAGCGGTTTTTCCCTCGACATGTTCGACGGTCACCACTTCTTCCTCGTGCAGCACGAAAGCGCCGTGCTGCGCTGCATGCGGCGCTATGCCGACGAGCACCTGGCCCGCTGGCGCAATGGCGCGGCGCGGCAACTGGTCGCCGGCTGA
- a CDS encoding RNA polymerase factor sigma-70, with the protein MTEQVSTGRCDSPLLQAFVDNRLILVKIAARITGCRSRAEDVVQDAYFRLQSAPTITSSFKAQLSYLFQIVRNLAIDHYRKQALELKYSGTEEEGLNVVIHGASPETSHINFNTLENIADALTELPQRTRYAFEMYRLHGVPQKDIAKELGVSPTLVNFMIRDALVHCRKVSGSHSDTFARRV; encoded by the coding sequence ATGACGGAACAAGTATCCACAGGCAGGTGCGACTCACCTCTTCTCCAGGCATTTGTCGACAATCGACTGATCCTCGTGAAGATTGCGGCACGCATTACCGGGTGTCGCTCCCGCGCCGAGGACGTAGTGCAGGACGCCTACTTTCGACTGCAGTCTGCGCCGACGATTACATCGTCATTCAAGGCCCAACTGAGCTATCTGTTCCAGATCGTGCGCAACCTGGCCATCGATCACTATCGCAAGCAGGCGCTGGAGCTCAAATACTCCGGGACTGAAGAGGAAGGCTTGAATGTGGTCATTCACGGCGCTTCACCGGAAACCTCCCATATCAATTTCAACACCCTGGAAAACATTGCCGACGCCCTGACGGAGCTGCCGCAGCGCACCCGCTACGCGTTCGAGATGTATCGCCTGCACGGCGTGCCGCAAAAGGACATCGCCAAGGAACTGGGGGTTTCGCCAACGCTGGTGAACTTCATGATCCGCGATGCCCTGGTGCACTGCCGCAAGGTGTCGGGCAGCCACAGCGATACCTTCGCACGCCGGGTCTGA
- a CDS encoding GNAT family N-acetyltransferase, with amino-acid sequence MSNLNDLSVLPLPAGPALTADETESHLSLTLEGQPLARLRLERGDELQVHLQHAGDVPSARALWAACYWLFAKEPARQRLAWHLEHAPEDALRSGLLVATETAGQYRCERTLFWQLPQPWLGHSPSGTYPQQMVISDGKRHPARAPKPRGEVYRRYDARLGAWISLRTVEIDVDLARFNRWQNSARVASFWQESGSLEQHREYLDRLAADPHTLTLIGCFDDEPFAYFEAYWAKEDRIAPFYDAADYDRGIHMLVGEEHHRGPHKVASWLSALVHYLFLDDPRTQRVVAEPRADNAKMIGHMHNQCFHCEKEFDFPHKRAALMILGRERFFERCGLI; translated from the coding sequence ATGTCCAATCTGAATGACCTGTCGGTCTTGCCGTTGCCGGCCGGGCCCGCCTTGACTGCCGATGAAACCGAAAGCCACCTGAGCCTGACCCTGGAAGGCCAGCCGCTGGCGCGTCTGCGCCTGGAGCGTGGCGACGAGCTGCAAGTGCATTTGCAGCACGCCGGCGATGTACCCTCCGCAAGGGCCTTGTGGGCCGCCTGCTACTGGTTGTTTGCCAAAGAGCCTGCTCGGCAGCGCCTGGCCTGGCACCTTGAACATGCGCCTGAGGATGCTTTGCGCAGCGGTTTGCTGGTGGCCACCGAGACCGCCGGGCAGTACCGCTGCGAGCGTACGCTGTTCTGGCAATTGCCCCAGCCGTGGTTGGGACACTCGCCCAGTGGCACCTACCCGCAACAGATGGTCATCAGCGACGGCAAGCGCCACCCGGCGCGTGCGCCGAAGCCTCGGGGTGAGGTTTACCGGCGTTACGACGCACGTCTTGGTGCCTGGATTTCGTTGCGCACGGTAGAAATCGACGTGGACCTGGCGCGCTTCAATCGCTGGCAAAACAGCGCACGCGTGGCGAGTTTCTGGCAGGAAAGCGGCAGCCTGGAACAGCACCGCGAATACCTCGACAGGCTGGCGGCCGATCCGCACACCCTCACGCTGATCGGCTGTTTCGATGACGAACCCTTCGCCTACTTTGAAGCCTATTGGGCCAAGGAGGACCGCATCGCACCGTTCTACGACGCGGCGGATTACGACCGTGGTATCCACATGCTGGTGGGCGAGGAGCATCATCGCGGCCCGCACAAGGTTGCCAGTTGGCTATCGGCGCTGGTGCACTACCTGTTCCTGGATGACCCGCGCACCCAGCGCGTGGTGGCTGAACCGCGTGCCGATAACGCGAAGATGATCGGCCATATGCACAACCAGTGCTTCCACTGCGAAAAGGAATTCGACTTCCCGCACAAGCGTGCGGCGCTGATGATTCTGGGCAGGGAGCGGTTTTTTGAGCGGTGCGGTTTGATCTAA
- a CDS encoding transporter substrate-binding domain-containing protein: MLSPWRLAAGLTLWALGTAWWMPASAAQLVRIGAAHFPPYTVRPEQGADTGLLPQLVEALNALQTDYQFVLVPTSIPRRFRDFEQGRVDMAIFENPVWGWQKIAHTSVDMGLEDAEIFVAHRAPGRDQAYFADLAGKRLAVFSGYHYAFANFNPDPKYMAEHFNATMTYSHDSNLLMVARGRADIALVTRSYLSDFMVRNADMAGEFLVSERIDQVYHHYALLRPKAPITGEAFSALLKRLRDNGQMLKIFEPYRIDVMATP; the protein is encoded by the coding sequence ATGTTATCGCCTTGGCGGCTGGCTGCAGGACTTACTTTATGGGCACTGGGCACCGCATGGTGGATGCCGGCTTCGGCTGCGCAATTGGTACGCATCGGCGCGGCGCATTTCCCGCCCTACACGGTGCGCCCTGAGCAGGGCGCCGACACCGGTTTACTGCCGCAGTTGGTCGAGGCCCTCAACGCCTTGCAAACCGATTACCAATTTGTGCTGGTGCCCACATCCATCCCCCGACGCTTTCGCGATTTCGAGCAGGGCCGGGTTGATATGGCGATCTTCGAAAACCCTGTCTGGGGCTGGCAGAAGATTGCGCACACCAGCGTCGACATGGGCCTGGAAGACGCCGAAATTTTTGTTGCCCACCGTGCGCCCGGTCGCGACCAGGCTTATTTCGCCGACCTCGCTGGCAAGCGCCTGGCGGTATTCAGCGGTTATCACTACGCCTTCGCCAACTTCAACCCCGACCCCAAGTACATGGCCGAGCACTTCAACGCCACCATGACCTACTCCCATGACAGCAACCTGCTGATGGTGGCGCGTGGGCGTGCGGACATCGCCTTGGTAACCCGGTCGTACTTGAGTGATTTCATGGTGCGCAATGCCGATATGGCCGGCGAGTTCCTGGTATCGGAGCGCATCGACCAGGTCTATCACCATTACGCCTTGCTACGGCCGAAGGCGCCGATCACGGGCGAAGCGTTTTCTGCGTTGCTCAAACGTTTGCGCGATAACGGCCAGATGTTGAAAATCTTCGAGCCTTATCGCATCGATGTGATGGCGACGCCTTGA
- a CDS encoding TetR/AcrR family transcriptional regulator codes for MDEQKALRVMRTMIDGGQLTDPDSARGKLLQTAAHLFRNKGFERTTVRDLASAVGIQSGSIFHHFKSKDEILRAVMEETIHYNTAMMRASLEQASTVRERVLALIRCELQSIMGGSGEAMAVLVYEWRSLSAGGQAQVLALRDVYEEIWLQVLGEAKAAGYIKGDVFIARRFLTGALSWTTTWFRAEGSLTLEQLAEEALLMVLKAD; via the coding sequence ATGGATGAGCAAAAAGCCCTGCGGGTGATGCGCACCATGATCGACGGCGGCCAATTGACCGACCCCGACAGCGCCCGGGGCAAGCTGCTGCAAACGGCGGCGCACCTGTTTCGCAACAAGGGCTTTGAGCGCACCACCGTGCGTGACCTGGCCAGCGCAGTGGGCATCCAGAGCGGCAGCATCTTTCATCACTTCAAGAGCAAGGACGAGATCCTGCGAGCGGTGATGGAGGAAACCATCCACTACAACACCGCGATGATGCGCGCTTCGCTGGAGCAAGCCAGCACTGTGCGTGAACGTGTGCTGGCGCTGATTCGCTGCGAATTACAGTCGATCATGGGCGGTAGCGGTGAGGCGATGGCGGTGCTGGTGTACGAATGGCGCTCGCTGTCGGCCGGGGGCCAGGCCCAGGTACTGGCCCTGCGCGACGTGTACGAAGAGATCTGGCTGCAGGTGCTGGGGGAGGCCAAGGCGGCCGGGTATATCAAGGGCGATGTGTTTATTGCGCGACGCTTCCTCACCGGCGCCCTGTCCTGGACCACCACCTGGTTTCGCGCCGAGGGCAGCCTGACGCTGGAGCAGTTGGCTGAAGAAGCGTTGTTGATGGTTCTTAAGGCTGATTGA
- a CDS encoding exonuclease domain-containing protein gives MPHWLIIDLEATTDEGGWPVTEMEVIEIGASLVNRQGRELDHFQRFVRPLRRPLLTPFCRQLTHITQANIDTAAPITEVWPLFERWLGQHQPRLEGWASWGDYDRAQLELEWQRNSLASALAKTPHVNLKQRFAKARRLDKPLGLNGALQLAGMQFHGQQHRALEDARNTARLLPLILPV, from the coding sequence ATGCCTCATTGGCTGATTATTGACCTTGAAGCCACAACGGATGAAGGCGGCTGGCCCGTGACGGAGATGGAGGTCATCGAGATCGGCGCGAGCCTGGTGAACCGCCAGGGCCGCGAACTGGACCACTTCCAGCGCTTTGTGCGGCCCCTGCGGCGTCCATTGCTGACGCCTTTTTGCCGCCAGTTGACCCATATCACCCAGGCAAATATCGATACCGCCGCGCCCATCACCGAGGTGTGGCCGTTGTTCGAACGCTGGCTGGGCCAGCATCAACCACGCCTGGAAGGCTGGGCCAGTTGGGGTGACTATGACCGTGCCCAGCTTGAGCTCGAATGGCAGCGCAACAGCTTGGCCAGTGCACTCGCTAAAACACCCCATGTGAACCTCAAGCAGCGTTTCGCCAAGGCCCGGCGCCTGGACAAGCCCCTGGGGCTCAATGGCGCCCTGCAATTGGCGGGAATGCAGTTTCACGGCCAGCAACATCGGGCACTGGAAGATGCACGCAATACCGCGCGCCTGTTGCCGCTGATTTTACCGGTCTAG
- a CDS encoding pyrimidine/purine nucleoside phosphorylase, whose product MFKVNEYFDGTVKSIAFGTAEGPATIGVMAPGEYEFGTAQREIMHVVSGALTVKLPDANEWETFAAGSQFNVPANSKFQLKVAVDTAYLCEYRG is encoded by the coding sequence ATGTTCAAAGTCAACGAGTACTTCGATGGCACCGTCAAGTCGATCGCTTTCGGCACCGCAGAAGGTCCGGCGACCATCGGCGTGATGGCCCCGGGTGAATACGAATTCGGCACCGCCCAGCGTGAAATCATGCACGTCGTCTCGGGCGCCCTGACCGTCAAACTACCAGACGCCAACGAGTGGGAAACCTTCGCCGCCGGCAGCCAGTTCAACGTACCGGCCAACAGCAAGTTCCAGCTGAAGGTCGCGGTGGACACGGCTTACCTGTGCGAATACCGCGGCTAA
- a CDS encoding MOSC domain-containing protein, with the protein MLRLSALYRYPLKSGKADILQHIGLDTLGLDGDRRWMLVDEASGRFLTQRAVAKMSQLSALWNSSGGLTLSSPGYTPLDVALPCSDSELRGVTIWRDTLRVPDAGDAAAAWVSAFIGKPTRLVQVPVERARTTQDGYGKDDDKVAFADGFPLLLIGQASLDDLSQRIGRPMEMLRFRPNLVIEGSDAFAEDGWKRLRIGDVEFRVVKSCSRCILTTIDPASGERNEDREPLTTLKTYRELDGEVMFGQNLVNDGVGRLEVGMPVTILE; encoded by the coding sequence ATGCTTCGTCTCAGCGCGTTGTACCGTTACCCCTTGAAGTCCGGCAAGGCCGACATCTTGCAGCACATCGGCCTGGATACACTCGGGTTGGACGGGGATCGACGCTGGATGTTGGTGGACGAGGCCAGTGGGCGCTTTCTCACCCAGCGCGCCGTGGCGAAAATGAGCCAGTTGTCGGCGTTATGGAACAGCAGCGGTGGCCTGACGCTGAGTTCGCCTGGGTACACGCCGCTCGATGTGGCGCTACCTTGCAGCGACAGTGAACTGCGTGGCGTGACCATCTGGCGCGATACCCTGCGCGTACCCGATGCCGGTGATGCAGCCGCTGCCTGGGTCAGTGCCTTTATCGGCAAGCCGACGCGCCTGGTGCAGGTGCCGGTTGAGCGGGCCCGTACCACCCAGGACGGTTATGGCAAGGATGATGACAAAGTGGCCTTTGCCGATGGTTTTCCGCTGCTGCTGATCGGCCAGGCGTCCTTGGACGATCTGTCGCAGCGCATCGGTCGCCCCATGGAAATGCTGCGTTTTCGCCCCAACCTGGTGATCGAAGGCAGTGACGCTTTCGCCGAAGACGGCTGGAAGCGTTTGCGCATCGGCGACGTAGAGTTTCGGGTGGTCAAGTCCTGCTCACGCTGCATTCTTACCACCATCGACCCCGCCAGCGGCGAGCGCAACGAGGACCGCGAACCCTTGACCACGCTCAAGACCTATCGCGAATTGGACGGCGAGGTGATGTTCGGCCAGAACCTGGTCAACGATGGCGTCGGACGCCTGGAAGTGGGCATGCCGGTGACCATTCTCGAATAG
- a CDS encoding chemotaxis protein CheV produces MAGILDTVDQRTQLVGENRLEILMFRLAGRQLFAINVFKVQEVLQLPKLTLMPQRHPFVCGVVNLRGQTLPVIDLSQAIGMRPLVPGPNSTIIVTEYNRSVQAFLVGGVDRIVNMNWESILPPPTSAGRQHYLTAISKVDDQLVEIIDVEKVLAEIVPYNAKVSREKLEDPVLERARGREVLLVDDSNVALSQLRDTLGQLGVKMHIASDGLKALNMLKAWADAGHVMTDKLLMIFTDAEMPEMDGYRLTTEIRNDPRLRKLYVVLHTSLSGSFNDSMVKKVGCDNFLSKFQPDKLVDVVRQRLMLDEVPA; encoded by the coding sequence ATGGCCGGCATTCTCGACACGGTAGACCAACGCACGCAACTGGTGGGTGAGAATCGCCTGGAGATCCTCATGTTCCGCCTGGCCGGGCGGCAACTGTTCGCGATCAACGTGTTCAAGGTGCAGGAAGTCCTGCAACTGCCCAAGCTGACCCTGATGCCCCAGCGCCACCCCTTCGTGTGCGGCGTGGTCAACCTGCGTGGCCAGACCCTGCCCGTGATCGACCTGTCCCAGGCCATCGGTATGCGCCCGCTGGTGCCAGGCCCTAACAGCACCATTATCGTCACCGAGTACAACCGCTCTGTGCAGGCGTTCCTGGTGGGCGGCGTGGACCGCATCGTCAACATGAACTGGGAATCCATCCTGCCGCCACCGACCAGTGCCGGGCGCCAGCACTACCTCACCGCCATCAGCAAGGTCGATGACCAGTTGGTGGAGATCATCGACGTGGAAAAAGTGCTCGCCGAAATCGTGCCCTACAACGCCAAGGTGTCCCGTGAAAAGCTCGAAGACCCGGTGCTGGAACGTGCCCGTGGCCGCGAAGTGCTGCTGGTGGACGACTCCAATGTCGCCCTGTCGCAACTGCGCGACACCCTGGGCCAACTGGGTGTGAAGATGCACATCGCCAGCGACGGCCTCAAGGCGCTGAACATGCTCAAGGCCTGGGCCGACGCCGGCCACGTGATGACCGACAAGCTGCTGATGATCTTCACCGACGCCGAAATGCCCGAGATGGACGGCTACCGTCTCACCACCGAAATCCGCAACGACCCCCGCCTGCGCAAGCTCTACGTGGTGTTGCACACCTCGCTGTCGGGCAGCTTCAACGACTCGATGGTGAAGAAGGTCGGCTGCGACAACTTCCTGTCCAAATTCCAGCCCGACAAACTGGTGGACGTAGTGCGTCAGCGACTGATGCTGGACGAAGTCCCCGCTTGA
- a CDS encoding sensor histidine kinase has product MHASLKTFIARSASRSNARRLILTLCLGSLLLSLWAYAHGAALPLMVLLFNLATVLVVGLQQWYSRKSIKFQPQELADRLLKVQENERHRLSRELHDDIGQLLTAAKLQSEWLKRRLPDELQTQCNVLCNTLNETLAKVRDVSAILNPRQLASLGLEASLRAHLLKTLENTPVHWSLECQQRLTGIPEEMAVAAFRITQEAVTNMLRHAQARNLQVRLQRLPEGLSLTICDDGQGFSPAINPSLEGQRGMAGMAERVDQLGGSLSVSSQPGNGTRIDALFPWAPRALERASAPKVIE; this is encoded by the coding sequence ATGCATGCCAGCCTCAAGACATTCATCGCAAGGTCCGCGTCCCGCAGCAATGCACGCCGTTTGATCCTTACTCTATGCCTTGGCTCGCTGCTGCTGAGCCTGTGGGCCTACGCCCACGGTGCAGCGCTGCCGCTGATGGTACTGCTGTTCAACCTGGCCACCGTGTTGGTGGTAGGTCTGCAACAGTGGTACTCGCGCAAATCCATCAAGTTCCAGCCCCAGGAGTTGGCCGATCGCCTGCTGAAAGTGCAGGAAAACGAACGCCACCGCCTCAGCCGCGAACTGCATGACGATATCGGTCAACTGCTGACCGCCGCCAAGCTGCAAAGCGAATGGCTCAAGCGTCGACTGCCGGATGAGCTGCAAACCCAGTGCAACGTCCTGTGCAATACCTTGAACGAGACCCTGGCCAAGGTGCGCGACGTGTCCGCCATCCTCAATCCTCGCCAGCTCGCCAGCCTGGGCCTGGAAGCCAGCCTGCGCGCGCACCTGCTCAAGACCCTGGAAAACACCCCCGTGCACTGGAGCCTGGAGTGCCAGCAACGGCTGACGGGCATCCCCGAAGAAATGGCCGTGGCGGCCTTTCGCATCACCCAGGAAGCCGTCACCAACATGCTGCGCCACGCCCAGGCGCGCAACCTGCAGGTACGCCTGCAACGCCTGCCCGAGGGCCTGTCGTTGACTATCTGTGATGACGGCCAGGGCTTTTCACCTGCCATCAACCCCAGCCTGGAAGGTCAGCGGGGCATGGCGGGCATGGCCGAGCGGGTTGATCAACTTGGCGGTTCACTCTCCGTGAGCAGCCAGCCAGGCAACGGAACACGCATCGACGCGCTGTTCCCCTGGGCGCCCCGCGCCCTCGAGCGGGCCAGCGCCCCTAAGGTTATCGAGTGA
- a CDS encoding response regulator transcription factor, producing MTCTLLLVDDHALIRAGVRALIQDIPGYTVTGEASDGAQLLEQFNTLLPDIVLLDLSMKHTGGLDALQQLKRAHPKSKVLILSMHTDPELIMCALEAGAHGYLLKDTSANELEHALQALRNNERYLSPAIAHTVINQALVRSQGPVTPAGHTHNLTARQLEILRLIVRGKSTREIAHGLGLSIKTVEAHRSQIMKRLQIFDVAGLVLFAVREQIISLDD from the coding sequence GTGACCTGCACATTACTTCTGGTGGACGACCATGCCCTGATCCGGGCCGGCGTACGTGCGCTGATCCAGGATATTCCCGGCTACACGGTAACCGGCGAAGCCAGTGATGGCGCGCAGTTGCTGGAGCAGTTCAATACCTTGCTACCGGACATCGTGCTGCTGGACCTGTCGATGAAACACACCGGTGGCCTGGACGCGCTGCAGCAACTCAAGCGTGCGCACCCCAAGAGCAAGGTGCTGATCCTGTCGATGCACACCGACCCGGAACTGATCATGTGCGCGCTGGAGGCCGGCGCCCACGGCTACCTGCTCAAGGACACCAGCGCCAATGAGCTGGAACACGCGCTGCAAGCCTTGCGCAACAACGAACGCTACCTGAGCCCAGCGATCGCTCACACCGTGATCAACCAGGCGCTGGTGCGCAGCCAGGGGCCGGTCACCCCCGCCGGCCACACGCACAACCTCACGGCCCGCCAGCTGGAGATACTGCGCCTGATCGTGCGCGGCAAGTCCACCCGCGAGATCGCCCACGGCCTGGGCCTGAGTATCAAGACGGTGGAAGCGCACCGCTCGCAGATCATGAAGCGCCTGCAGATATTCGACGTGGCGGGCCTGGTGTTATTCGCCGTGCGCGAGCAGATCATCAGCCTGGACGACTAG
- the yegS gene encoding lipid kinase YegS, translated as MTTPKALLILHGKQALNEDVRAAVLARRERGLELAVRVTWEGGDAQRLVKEALDGGYTHIIAGGGDGTLRDVAEAMAQAQSDASLVLMPLGTANDFAKAAGVPLEPAQALALLDVPPRAIDLGQVGGQIFLNMATGGFGSQVTANTSEDLKKVLGGAAYLFTGLTRFSELKAAYGELEGPDFHWKGELLALGIGNGRQAGGGHVLCPGALADDGLLDVSILPAPQEVVGTLLNLMSDGGLDNMFVRARLPWVKIKVAQGLYINLDGEPLQGDDLHFEALPKALRVHLPVGSPLVVQADDLLAHGE; from the coding sequence ATGACCACCCCCAAGGCACTGTTGATCCTTCACGGCAAGCAAGCCCTCAACGAGGACGTGCGCGCAGCCGTGCTGGCCCGGCGCGAGCGGGGGTTGGAGTTGGCGGTGCGGGTGACCTGGGAGGGCGGTGACGCGCAACGGCTGGTCAAGGAGGCGCTGGACGGCGGCTATACCCACATCATTGCCGGTGGCGGCGACGGCACCTTGCGCGATGTGGCCGAGGCGATGGCCCAGGCCCAGAGCGACGCTAGCCTGGTGCTGATGCCGCTGGGCACCGCGAATGATTTTGCCAAGGCCGCCGGTGTGCCGTTGGAGCCTGCCCAGGCCCTGGCGTTGCTGGATGTGCCCCCCAGGGCAATCGACCTCGGCCAGGTCGGCGGGCAGATTTTCCTGAACATGGCCACCGGCGGCTTCGGCAGCCAGGTTACGGCGAATACTTCCGAAGACTTGAAGAAAGTCCTCGGCGGCGCCGCTTATCTGTTTACCGGCCTGACGCGCTTCAGCGAATTGAAGGCCGCCTATGGTGAGCTGGAAGGGCCGGATTTCCACTGGAAGGGCGAACTGCTGGCACTGGGCATCGGCAACGGGCGCCAGGCGGGCGGGGGGCATGTGCTGTGCCCTGGCGCATTGGCCGATGATGGCTTGCTCGATGTCAGTATTCTGCCGGCGCCGCAGGAAGTGGTCGGCACGCTGCTCAACTTGATGAGCGACGGTGGGCTCGACAACATGTTCGTGCGGGCGCGCCTGCCGTGGGTCAAGATCAAGGTGGCGCAGGGTTTGTACATCAACCTCGATGGTGAACCGCTACAGGGTGACGACCTGCACTTCGAAGCCTTGCCCAAGGCGCTTCGCGTGCATCTGCCGGTGGGTTCGCCCCTAGTCGTCCAGGCTGATGATCTGCTCGCGCACGGCGAATAA
- a CDS encoding DUF2802 domain-containing protein: MFFEAVVIVLALLWAGTLAFMLRYVRQQRELAMQQAERDAVRDRRILELVKRVDHFQQSAVKVGDEVHELRAILAPLPDKLAQIEQRDPASLSFAQAAKLVGMGATVDELTQSCGLTQAEAQLMSKLHKS, translated from the coding sequence TTGTTCTTTGAGGCCGTGGTGATTGTCCTGGCCCTGCTGTGGGCCGGGACGCTGGCGTTTATGCTGCGCTATGTGCGCCAGCAACGGGAATTGGCGATGCAACAGGCCGAGCGCGACGCGGTGCGCGACCGGCGCATCCTGGAGCTGGTCAAGCGCGTTGATCACTTCCAGCAAAGTGCGGTGAAGGTCGGGGATGAGGTGCATGAACTGCGCGCCATCCTCGCGCCGCTGCCAGACAAGTTGGCGCAGATCGAGCAGCGCGACCCGGCGAGCCTGTCGTTTGCCCAGGCGGCGAAGCTGGTGGGCATGGGCGCGACGGTGGATGAACTGACCCAGTCCTGCGGCTTGACCCAGGCTGAGGCGCAGTTGATGAGTAAATTGCACAAAAGCTGA
- a CDS encoding chemotaxis protein CheW: MNKSASAQGLDDPILQWVTFKLDNETYGINVMRVQEVLRYTEIAPVPGAPSYVLGIINLRGNVVTVIDTRQRFGLDTAEITDNTRIVIIEADKQVVGILVDSVAEVVYLRQSEVETAPNVGNEESAKFIQGVCNKNNELLILVELDKMMSEEEWSELESI, translated from the coding sequence ATGAACAAGTCAGCGTCCGCACAAGGTTTGGATGATCCGATCCTGCAATGGGTTACCTTCAAACTGGACAACGAAACCTACGGCATTAACGTGATGCGCGTGCAGGAAGTGCTGCGCTACACCGAGATCGCTCCGGTTCCAGGTGCGCCAAGCTACGTGCTGGGCATCATCAACCTGCGCGGCAACGTGGTGACGGTGATCGACACCCGCCAGCGTTTTGGCCTCGATACAGCCGAGATTACCGACAACACCCGCATCGTCATCATCGAGGCCGACAAGCAAGTGGTCGGGATCTTGGTCGACAGCGTGGCCGAAGTGGTTTACCTGCGCCAATCGGAAGTGGAAACCGCGCCGAACGTGGGTAACGAGGAATCGGCCAAGTTCATCCAGGGCGTGTGCAACAAGAACAACGAACTGCTGATTCTGGTTGAGCTGGACAAGATGATGAGCGAAGAAGAGTGGTCGGAACTGGAGAGTATCTGA